The following proteins are co-located in the Rhea pennata isolate bPtePen1 chromosome 2, bPtePen1.pri, whole genome shotgun sequence genome:
- the LRRC61 gene encoding leucine-rich repeat-containing protein 61 — protein MEARAEKGEEAEGGRITAQLLKASTGEFALESILLLKLRGRGIADLGCLGDCANLEWLDLSGNAISQLGPLAALKSLAVLNLSSNRVCSLEPLGSCESLQSLNIAGNLVSSLQQLQCLTGLRRLESLRLRDALGHLSNPVCAAGAYRSALGDMFPGLKAIDGERVSGRGSELYQLCKDLDSSLGRCPAAAAEPPRAPKPWVEEGFWEVRPARRSSIIEEAYRQFSDVLRECRELGQRADDTIAQAERALSLRADPSSYVF, from the coding sequence ATGGAGGCGCGGGCGGAGAAGGGCGAGGAGGCCGAGGGCGGGCGCATCACGGCGCAGCTGCTGAAGGCCAGCACGGGGGAGTTCGCCCTGGAGTCCATCCTGCTGCTCAagctgcggggccgcggcatCGCCGACCTGGGCTGCCTGGGCGACTGCGCCAACCTCGAGTGGCTCGACCTCTCCGGCAACGCCATCTCCCAGCTGGGCCCGCTCGCCGCCCTCAAGTCGCTGGCCGTCCTCAACCTCTCGTCCAACCGCGTCTGCAGCCTGGAGCCGCTGGGCTCCTGCGAGAGCCTCCAGAGCCTCAACATCGCCGGCAACCTGGTgagcagcctgcagcagctgcagtgccTGACGGGGCTGCGGCGCCTCGAGAGCCTCCGGCTCCGCGACGCCCTCGGACACCTCAGCAACCCCGTCTGCGCCGCCGGCGCCTACCGCAGCGCCCTGGGCGACATGTTCCCCGGCCTGAAGGCCATCGACGGCGAGCGGGTGTCCGGCCGCGGCAGCGAGCTCTACCAGCTCTGCAAGGACCTCGACAGCTCGCTggggcgctgcccggccgccgccgcggagccgccccgcgcgcccaAGCCCTGGGTGGAGGAAGGCTTCTGGGAGGTGCGGCCGGCCCGGCGCAGCTCCATCATCGAGGAAGCCTACCGGCAGTTCAGCGACGTGCTGCGGGAGTGCCGGGAGCTCGGCCAGCGGGCCGACGACACCATCGCCCAGGCGGAGCGGGCGCTGAGCCTCCGCGCTGACCCCAGCTCCTACGTCTTCTGA
- the RARRES2 gene encoding retinoic acid receptor responder protein 2 yields MKCLVALSLGFMALAAASQSPLQKRVVKEVLDYFHSRSNVHFLFKEQSVEGVVEREDPSGTFVQLRVNLVQTACRKRMVRKENCKTVENKRKPACVACFKFDRGDVPKALDKYYNCGPSHHLAVKEIKHRDEAECREVEETGKATDSLYLPGMFAFSKGLPA; encoded by the exons ATGAAGTGCCTGGTAGCCCTGTCCCTGGGCTTCATGGCCCTGGCTGCCGCGAGCCAGTCCCCGCTGCAGAAGCGCGTTGTGAAGGAGGTGCTGGACTATTTCCACAGCCGGAGCAACGTGCATTTCCTGTTCAAGGAGCAGTCCGTGGAAGGAGTTGTCGAACGA GAAGACCCTTCGGGGACGTTTGTCCAGCTGCGCGTCAATCTTGTGCAGACAGCCTGCAGGAAGAGGATGGTGAGAAAGGAGAACTGCAAGACGGTAGAAAACAAG AGGAAGCCGGCCTGCGTGGCTTGTTTCAAGTTCGACAGAGGCGATGTCCCCAAGGCGCTGGACAAGTACTACAACTGCGGCCCCAGCCACCACCTGGCTGTGAAG GAGATAAAGCACCGAGACGAAGCCGAGTGCAGGGAGGTGGAGGAGACCGGCAAGGCGACGGATTCGCTCTACCTTCCCGGCATGTTCGCCTTCTCCAAGGGGCTGCCAGCCTAG
- the ZNF467 gene encoding zinc finger protein 467 — protein MPEHFDAPFSLGSCMAKPEPVPLAEPPGRAEETEAAGSADPARWVVPKSEAMADGDGEEQPCGGERAAAEEPTSPECGHAGDWLIRKVKVKVEEEDEEWACSPGAGALPGGTAVHSACKLEQPSPEELGSGGRPGCGAALPGGSPCGQCGAPARERPFACAQCGKGFSKKAHLTRHLRVHTGERPFPCAQCGRRFRQEIHLRSHQKTHTGERPFPCAECGRRFRKKTHLVRHQRTHTGERPFACARCARRFAHKQHLLRHLRLHAEPAPGAEPPAAAAAPPPPPERKPFACPECGKSFGWKKNLASHQRLHLEGRPFACAECGRGFGDKRRLAAHLRGHMGLEPYACPDCEKTFSREPSLAAHRRSHAGERPFACAHCARAFALEQHLLRHLRVHAGERPFACAQCGRRFGSRPNLAAHAKAHAGARPFACQQCGRGFGRKSHLARHQAVHTGTRPHGCAQCGKRFSAKTNLARHQAVHTGHRPYICTQCGRRFSRKTHLLRHERTHAAAPAPAPAPASPGGGAAG, from the exons ATGCCGGAGCATTTTGACGCCCCGTTTTCCCTGG GCTCCTGCATGGCCAAGCCGGAACCCGTCCCGCTggcggagccgccggggcgcgcggAGGAGACggaggcggcgggcagcgccgacCCGG CAAGGTGGGTTGTGCCCAAGTCGGAGGCGATGGCTGATGGCGACGGCGAGGAGCAGCCAtgcggcggggagcgggcggccgcggaGGAGCCGACGAGCCCGGAGTGCGGCCACGCAG GCGACTGGCTCATCCGGAAGGTGAAGGTgaaggtggaggaggaggacgaggagtGGGCGTGCAGCCCCGGCGCCGGAGCCCTGCCGGGCGGCACCGCGGTGCACAGCGCCTGCAAGCTGGAGCAGCCGAGCCCGGAGGAGCTGGGCtccggcgggcggcccggctgcggcgcggcgctgccgggcgggAGCCCGTGCGGGCAGTGCGGGGCGCCCGCCCGGGAGCGCCCCTTCGCCTGCGCCCAGTGCGGCAAGGGCTTCAGCAAGAAGGCGCACCTGACGCGGCACCTGCGGGTGCACACGGGCGAACGGCCCTTCCCCTGCGCCCAGTGCGGCCGCCGCTTCCGCCAGGAGATCCACCTGCGCTCCCACCAGAAGACGCACACGGGCGAGCGGCCCTTCCCCTGCGCCGAGTGCGGCCGCCGCTTCCGCAAGAAGACCCACCTGGTGCGGCACCAGCGCACGCACACGGGCGAGCGCCCCTTCGCCTGCgcccgctgcgcccgccgctTCGCCCACAAGCAGCACCTGCTGCGGCACCTGCGGCTGCacgcggagccggcgccgggcgctgagccccccgccgccgccgccgcgccgccgccgccccccgagCGCAAGCCCTTCGCCTGCCCCGAGTGCGGCAAGAGCTTCGGCTGGAAGAAGAACCTGGCGTCGCACCAGCGGCTGCACCTGGAGGGGCGGCCCTTCGCCTGCGCCGAGTGCGGCCGCGGCTTCGGCGACAagcgccgcctcgccgcccaCCTCCGCGGCCACATGGGCCTCGAGCCCTACGCCTGCCCCGACTGCGAGAAGACCTTCAGCCGCGAGCCCAGCCTGGCCGCCCACCGGCGCAGCCACGCGGGCGAGCGCCCCTTCGCCTGCGCCCACTGCGCCCGCGCCTTCGCCCTCGAGCAGCACCTGCTGCGGCACCTGCGGGTGCACGCGGGCGAGCGCCCCTTCGCCTGCGCCCAGTGCGGCCGCCGCTTCGGCTCCCGGCCCAACCTCGCCGCCCACGCCAAGGCGCacgccggcgcccgccccttCGCCTGCCAGCAGTGCGGGCGCGGGTTCGGCCGCAAGTCGCACCTGGCCCGGCACCAGGCGGTGCACACGGGCACCCGGCCCCACGGCTGCGCCCAGTGCGGCAAGCGCTTCAGCGCCAAGACCAACCTGGCGCGCCACCAGGCCGTGCACACCGGCCACCGGCCCTACATCTGCACCCAGTGCGGCCGGCGCTTCAGCAGGAAGACGCATCTGCTGCGCCACGAGCGCACCCacgccgccgcgcccgccccggcgcccgccccggcttctcccggcggcggggcggcgggctgA